From the Rhodothalassiaceae bacterium genome, one window contains:
- a CDS encoding glycosyl transferase family 1: MAQSPPTMVDGTPEPVRVAVVTGLADRRPVGGHAGVWLRVAEAAAAGAGAGLQLDLLFLRRAGAPAAEARAPHVRIHRVPPLLDSDRLPFARTAAGGTELFSPSPALRRRLEALAPDVVVISDPFGFGRTAARWAKRRGRALVYAVQTRHDVFAAIYSRAILARLLGERAARVLDERLRLPARFAARTGTRIAHLMATADHILASSRTELARLCEIHPPARVSLWRRGVDFARFSPDRRDRAWLETAHGVPRDRFLLLFAGRVDESKGAPLLLEAVGAAMRVVPRLHLFIAGDGPWRARAKASLGARVTAPGALAQDELARIMASADAFVFPSPSEAAANVLREAQAAGLPILVPGSEAVAELVEQPGRDGFALPAGAPAAWAEAVAALARQDAEARARERVGIAARARRRHPDWRTVLDEDLLPVWRRLARCRRG; the protein is encoded by the coding sequence GTGGCGCAATCTCCCCCAACGATGGTTGACGGGACGCCGGAGCCGGTCCGGGTGGCCGTCGTCACCGGGCTTGCCGACCGCCGGCCCGTCGGCGGCCATGCGGGGGTGTGGCTGAGGGTGGCCGAGGCCGCCGCGGCCGGAGCGGGAGCCGGTCTTCAGCTCGATCTCCTGTTCCTGCGCCGGGCCGGCGCACCGGCCGCGGAGGCGCGCGCGCCGCATGTGCGCATCCACCGCGTTCCCCCGCTGCTCGACAGCGACCGCCTGCCCTTTGCGCGCACCGCCGCCGGCGGCACGGAGCTTTTCTCGCCCTCGCCCGCGCTCCGGCGCCGGCTGGAGGCGCTCGCGCCCGATGTCGTCGTCATCAGCGACCCGTTCGGCTTCGGGCGCACGGCGGCGCGCTGGGCGAAGCGGCGCGGGCGCGCGCTCGTCTACGCCGTGCAGACCCGCCACGACGTCTTCGCCGCCATCTATTCGCGGGCGATCCTGGCGCGGCTGCTGGGCGAGCGGGCCGCTCGCGTGCTGGATGAGCGCCTCCGGCTGCCGGCACGGTTCGCCGCGCGCACCGGCACGCGGATCGCGCATCTGATGGCGACGGCGGACCACATCCTCGCCTCCTCGCGCACGGAACTTGCCCGACTGTGCGAGATTCATCCGCCTGCGCGCGTGAGCCTGTGGCGGCGCGGGGTGGACTTCGCCCGCTTCTCGCCCGACCGGCGCGACCGCGCCTGGCTCGAGACCGCCCACGGCGTGCCGCGGGACCGGTTCCTGCTGCTGTTCGCGGGCCGCGTCGACGAATCGAAGGGCGCGCCGCTGCTGCTGGAAGCGGTCGGCGCCGCGATGCGGGTGGTGCCCCGCCTCCACCTCTTCATCGCCGGCGACGGGCCCTGGCGCGCGCGCGCGAAGGCCTCCCTCGGCGCGCGCGTGACGGCGCCGGGGGCGCTGGCCCAGGACGAGCTTGCGCGCATCATGGCCTCGGCGGACGCCTTCGTCTTTCCCTCGCCGTCGGAGGCGGCCGCGAACGTCCTTCGCGAGGCGCAGGCCGCCGGGCTGCCGATCCTCGTTCCCGGATCCGAGGCCGTCGCCGAGCTCGTGGAGCAGCCGGGGCGGGACGGATTCGCCCTGCCCGCGGGCGCACCCGCCGCCTGGGCCGAGGCGGTCGCGGCGCTCGCCCGGCAGGATGCCGAGGCGCGGGCGCGGGAGCGCGTCGGGATCGCCGCGCGCGCGCGCCGGCGTCATCCGGACTGGCGCACCGTGCTCGACGAGGATCTGCTGCCCGTGTGGCGGCGGCTCGCCCGCTGTCGGCGCGGCTGA